TTTCAGCCGGGATTTCGCGATCAATAATTTTCTTGAAAATTGATTTCTCACCTGCCATTTAACCTACACCCTTTCTGATATATTCGCCGCCAATTTGAAATTCCCAAAGAAAACACTGCGAAAACACAGTCCAAGACACTCCATAGTCAACTCCCGTTGGAGCGGCCTTGGACCTGTTTTATTATATCGAACTCGCGTTTGATTGACATCAACCAGCAGAACTTCCCGACGGTCCGGGAGCGACATTTTTCGATCATCTGACTTCAGTGATTTCACTCAGGAAAACAGTTGCTTATACACCCCAAAGCCACCTGCTAACAGCAGTCCCAGACAGGACAGAAACAGGAGCAGATCCCACAGTCGTCCCGGCGTCAGGCGTTTGTCGATTTTGGTATAACGCAGATAGATGGCAGCGATCCCCAGCATCGGCAGCATAATCGCCTGCATCGTACCGGCGATCAAAACCAGCCTGACGGGATTGGCGCCGGTCAGAAAGACCGCCAGACAAAGCAGAGGCAGAATCAGTGACATGACTTTGATCCAGTTTTGAACGGCGTTGGGTTTGCTTTCATCGACCACTCCAAAGAATCGCAGGCCGTCTGAAAAGATACGGGCGTTCGCAGCGTTCGCAACCAGGAATGTGGAATAGAGTACGGCGATCGCGCCGACCAGGAACAGCCATTTGGCGTAAGTTCCGAAGACGGGAACATAGGCTTCTGCCAGCGTGCTGACCATCCGCATGCCGTCAGGGTCTAAGCCTTCCTTATGCAGCACGGCGACTCCCATCAGATAAAAGGCGAGCGTAGCGAACGTGTAGATACACATCGAAGCAAACGCGTCGATTTTCATCACGCGCATCCAGCCTTTGGCGCGGATCGCCCAGCTATTATCTTCCGAATGTTTGCCGGTAAAACGAGCGTAGCCCTTTTCCAGACACCAGTAGGGATACGCGATCAATTCCGTTGCCCCCACACCGATAATCCCGAATGCTGCCAGTGCCGTCAGCAGAGGGTTCATACCGCCGGTGGCTTCCGGAACTCCAAATGAGAGACCGCGAATAATTTCTTCGGTAGAAATGGTCCAGACTTCGGACGTCTGCAGCGAGATGACATTGCCGATGGTGATGAAGGTAAACGAAACGACCAGGACGGTTGATAAATGCTCAATCAGATTATAGCGGCCGTAATACAACAGAAAGGCGGTTAAGATCGCAATCACACCCGCCCAGATCTTGTCGTCCCAGGTTTGCGGTTCGATCAGTGATACCCCGTTCTCGTCTTCCAGTTTTTCATCGTCGCGAATTTTCTGGAGAATGAGCTGACCTTCTGCCTGCAGCCGTTCGATTCGTTCTTTGAGTTTGGCATGCCCCCGCAGATAGCGTTCACGCTCGGCAGGAGTGAGTGCCGCCATTGAATCTTTTTCATTCTTCAATGCTTCTTCGATTTCAAGATACTTGACAAATTCCTTTTCTGAAGGAACCTGAATCGCTTTGATGTAATCTCCCTGAATCGGCAGCGTCAACGCCAGCGCCTGCCCGACACCGCCTACGATGCCTCCCAGCTGCCCGATGGTACACAGGCTCATAATCAGCCAGAACCAGAGAATCCAGTTGGGGGCCTTATTGGAAGTGCGTAAGAATCCCAGACGAGGGCCGGGAACATGGTTCAACGCGGCCAGCGTGGTCTCGCCGCGCGAGATGGAATAGCGTCCGAGTTCAATCTGAACGAAGACCTTAATCAGACAGCCGACAATAATCAGCCATAACAGGGCGATCCCGGCCTGGGCACCGGTTTTGGTGGTGGCGATTAATTCGCCTGAGCCGACGATGCTCCCGGCAATAATCAACCCCGGGCCTAAGCGTTTTGTAATCCCCCACCAGTCGGTCGGAGCATCAATCGTTTCATTTACCTCGGAACCATTGGATGGATCGAGCGCGCTTTTCTCGTGTTGAGATTCCATCGTACTCCTGCTTCACCTTAGATTTCGACAGATGGGGTCATGTCGAAACACTACTCAGAGCCGTAAGAATTCAAACGGTATGAACTCTCGTCTTAATTATTTGAGTTGTTTTTCAGCAACTTCAATCGCTTTGAGCAACCCCTTTGCCTTGTTCAATGTTTCATAATATTCCGTTTCAGGAACACTGTCAGCAACGATCCCGGCGCCGGCCTGGACATAGGCCGTCGATCCCTGCATCACCAGTGTTCGTAGTGCAATACACGTATCCATATTCCCGGTAAAATCGAGATATCCGACGGCTCCTGCATAGGGACCACGTCGGTGTGGTTCAAATTCATCAATGATTTCCATCGCCCGCACTTTCGGTGCCCCGGAGACGGTTCCGGCAGGCAGCCCTGCTCTCAAAGCATCAAGGGCCGAACGATCTTCCGTGAGCATGCCTGTCACATTCGAAGTAATGTGCATCACATGAGAATAGCGTTCAACAACCATCACATCAGAGAGTTCAACAGAACCGAATTCACACACGCGTCCGACATCGTTTCTTGCCAGATCGATCAGCATGACGTGTTCGGCCCGCTCTTTGGGATCGGCCAGTAGTTCTTCTGCCAGTCGTTTGTCTTCTGCTTCGGTTTTCCCTCGTTTGCGTGTGCCTGCCAGCGGCCTGATCGTCGTGAAACGATCTTCCACGCGGACCATAATTTCCGGAGAGCTACCAACCAGATCGACTTCGGGAGTTTTGAGCAGAAACATGAACGGACTGGGATTCACCACACGCAGGCTGCGATAAATGTCGAGCGGCGTCGCTGCCGTTTCCAGTTTGAGTCGCTGGCTCAAGACCACCTGGAAAATATCGCCGGCCACAATATATTCTTTACAGGCTTCAACGGCTGCTTCAAATTTGGGCTGCGTAAAGTTCGACGTCCATTCTAAATCAGGCTCGGCATGTGCATCGACGCTGATGTCTGCCATCTTTAAAACGGTTGCATCGCCGGATTGAAAACGTTCACAGGTTTGATCGATTCGCTGACAGGCTGCCTGATACGCGGCTTGTAATTCTGCTTCGCTCATACCAGGTTGGAGATGAGCATGCGCGACGACCAGCACGGTTTTGTTAATCTGGTCGAAGACAACCATATGATCGTATAGCGCAAAAGAGAGATCGGGTAGTTTGCGGTCATTCTCGGGCGCATTCGGCAAATTTTCCGAGTAGCGTACAACATCGTAGCCGGCATAGCCGACGGCACCACCACAAAAACGGGGGAGCCCGGGCAGCTCAGCTGCCTGATATTGATTGAGAATCGACTCCAATTCTGCCAGGGGATCGTCGGCCGTTCGTTCTTGCGTCTTACCGTCTTGCTGAATGACCATGCGTTGCTCGTAGGCATCGACTGTCAAAAACGGATTGGCTCCCAGAAAGCTGTAGCGGCTGATCTGTTCTCCACCGACCACACTCTCGAACAGAAAAGAATAAGGGCCCTTTTCCAATAGTTGATATGCACTGACGGGAGTCAGCGTATCCCCGGTTAATTGCCGATACACGGGAACCAGGTTGGACTCTTTGGAGAGCCCTTTAAATGTTTCAAAATCTGGAACGTATTTCATGAATACTCTTAATTGCACTGTCTATGGATGAACAAGCATCCCGTTTTCTAATCGCTGTCGCGGTTTCTCTTATGAACGTTTCCCATTCCGGAGACAAGTTGCGAGCAGGAACAGTTCTCAAAAATCTCCAAAAAGACGATTTCCTGCCGACAATTAAAAATAGAGGGCATCTGAGTCAGGTTTCAGGTATTTAAAATGTCGATTCACACGAGAGGAATGGTATTACTGGCATCCATCGCATAAAATGTCAGAGTAGGTTTGATCTTACAGAGCTTTCAATGAGAACAAACTGCATTAGACTTTGTTTTCCACGGCCGAATGAGTATGGTATTTGTTCCCTGAGTCTACACCGTTTGGGGATGAAA
This genomic interval from Gimesia alba contains the following:
- a CDS encoding Nramp family divalent metal transporter, coding for MESQHEKSALDPSNGSEVNETIDAPTDWWGITKRLGPGLIIAGSIVGSGELIATTKTGAQAGIALLWLIIVGCLIKVFVQIELGRYSISRGETTLAALNHVPGPRLGFLRTSNKAPNWILWFWLIMSLCTIGQLGGIVGGVGQALALTLPIQGDYIKAIQVPSEKEFVKYLEIEEALKNEKDSMAALTPAERERYLRGHAKLKERIERLQAEGQLILQKIRDDEKLEDENGVSLIEPQTWDDKIWAGVIAILTAFLLYYGRYNLIEHLSTVLVVSFTFITIGNVISLQTSEVWTISTEEIIRGLSFGVPEATGGMNPLLTALAAFGIIGVGATELIAYPYWCLEKGYARFTGKHSEDNSWAIRAKGWMRVMKIDAFASMCIYTFATLAFYLMGVAVLHKEGLDPDGMRMVSTLAEAYVPVFGTYAKWLFLVGAIAVLYSTFLVANAANARIFSDGLRFFGVVDESKPNAVQNWIKVMSLILPLLCLAVFLTGANPVRLVLIAGTMQAIMLPMLGIAAIYLRYTKIDKRLTPGRLWDLLLFLSCLGLLLAGGFGVYKQLFS
- the trpE gene encoding anthranilate synthase component I — translated: MKYVPDFETFKGLSKESNLVPVYRQLTGDTLTPVSAYQLLEKGPYSFLFESVVGGEQISRYSFLGANPFLTVDAYEQRMVIQQDGKTQERTADDPLAELESILNQYQAAELPGLPRFCGGAVGYAGYDVVRYSENLPNAPENDRKLPDLSFALYDHMVVFDQINKTVLVVAHAHLQPGMSEAELQAAYQAACQRIDQTCERFQSGDATVLKMADISVDAHAEPDLEWTSNFTQPKFEAAVEACKEYIVAGDIFQVVLSQRLKLETAATPLDIYRSLRVVNPSPFMFLLKTPEVDLVGSSPEIMVRVEDRFTTIRPLAGTRKRGKTEAEDKRLAEELLADPKERAEHVMLIDLARNDVGRVCEFGSVELSDVMVVERYSHVMHITSNVTGMLTEDRSALDALRAGLPAGTVSGAPKVRAMEIIDEFEPHRRGPYAGAVGYLDFTGNMDTCIALRTLVMQGSTAYVQAGAGIVADSVPETEYYETLNKAKGLLKAIEVAEKQLK